Below is a genomic region from Carassius carassius chromosome 50, fCarCar2.1, whole genome shotgun sequence.
TTACAGTCTCTTTTAGTTAATATGtattgttaaagtgtaatgtgatGCGTCTTGGCAGCGTGGACTGTGTTGGAATCTTGAAGCTGAGGAATGCCGATGTTGAAGCTCGTATAGGGGTTGCTGGCTCCAAAAAGAAGAGCACTCGAGCTCGGTTGGCCTTCAGAGTCAACATCCCAAGACCTGATGGATCTGTCCTAACCCTCCAGGCCCTTTCCTCTCCTATCTTATGTAGTAAGTGCCAAAGATATCAGGGTATAGATTTGATATTAAGGGATATTAGTTTACACATTTCTAACTGTATTCCATTTGTCACATTTTCAGCTCAACCAGCTGGAGTGCCTGAAATCCTTAAAAAAAGTCTTCACAGTTGCTCTGTCGCAGGAGGAGAGGAAGTCTTTATTATCGGCAAGAACTTTCTCAAAGGAACTAAAGTTCTTTTTCAGGAAAATTCTACAGGTATTGCATGCATGGTTATCTAATGCTTTTTGCTTCTAACTATATCATTGCATACTTGTGCTGCACTTTGATCTGTTTAAATGCAAGTGTAGAATATGTTTTGAACCCAAGTACATCCTTTTCCTGTTTTCTTTGCTTTTCAGAAGAGAGTGGCTGGCAGGCTGAAGCAGAAATTGACATGGAACTTTTTCATCAGGCAAGTGCAGGAGATGGCTGAACTGTTTTTAGCTCTGTTGTGTAATGCTTATCATTCATTAATATCTAGTTTAAAACATCATCTCAACATAATTTGATCCAGAATCATCTAGTGGTGAAGGTTCCCCCATATCATGACCAGACAGTGACCTCTCCGGTGTCCGTTGGGATTGCTGTAGTGACAAATGCAGGGAGAACACATGATCTACAGGCTTTTACCTACACTCCTCTGACAGGTTGGTGAAGAGAggatacatttattaaatcaacAGATATGAGAAATATTCAGAGACATACAGTTGGTATCATATTGTGAATCTTAGCATAGCAGAGGCTTATCTCATGGATGTTAATTTGGTCATGCTGACAGTGCCTTGTTACTGTTCAGAAGtgtccttttatttttattttatttgtttgtttatttaacaggGACAATACACTAGGCATTGTTACACACAGACAACCAATGCAGTGTACATAGGGCATATAGCATAAAGCTAGTTTGCAGCCCTCGTCCCTGGTTAGGCTTTtacataaaatcaaaacaaacacataaaaaaacaagCACAATCATCACAAGAAACAAAACGActacaaataaatatatgcagATAACTGTGTGCATATATGTTGTACATATTGTCATACCTAAGCCCATATACAATTTTATACAAAGTCACAAACATAAAGTGTAAATCAACCAGCATACAGAAAGAAAATGTAAACTAAACCAGCCTGAACAGTGTTTACATCGCTGTAAAGATTCCAGCCATTGTTTCAGCTTTGTGGAGAAAACTGGGATTTTTGATTGCAATTTTAAATCAACAGGCATGGTATTCCATGTATGTGAACCTTTCACTGAAAAGGATGATTGACCCACAGTAGTTCTGCATCTCCAAACTCTACAATTCCCACTTATAGCCCCTCTGGTCTTTTATCCATCACTACTGAGTTTTTGTATTAACTGACAGACTACTTTGGGGTCAAGGTCATGTATACACTTAAATactgtttttataaatgaaaactttAGTTTaacttagggctgggcgatatacaaaaaaaaatgatatctcgatattgtcaaattttttacgatattcgatatatatctcgatatgtttgcatttgcatttaaataacaaaaaaataaaacatgattttcttttgcccattaaaaaaaaaaaaaaacatttagattaaacagctaatttaagcagttaaaaaatctagaccaagagatcacttactgctttttattaaatgaatacatgtaggcctatatgtaactgaagcagtgcaaattaagtaacagttacagaaagtgcattctgtcaactttttagtgcatgcaattcacaatttaaactatgcaactgggagaagtattttactttaattttttttaacaagtttttaagctaagaacacaagtctgtcaactgtctgtggttttaagagaagctctgtggcatgaaactatgttcctactgacactaaaaaccctcttagattgggagctagttgctgaagcacatagctatttcttttatataaatatatataaatgaaatgaataccaaagacttttgcattttctctgtctatattatggaaactggtaaacatatcagtgaaattccccaatagtaattccaaatggccatagcctatgtttctctattcaaacatcagcggtcgagtaagtgcatttattttgcgatcacaaacgcaaacaatacagttgagatctcacgacagaacacagaccgactgaacgacgctttcattagatcgctcaattccagcttgttagtgttttcagattaccGTCAgtggctcttccgcaatgaggagtgagcacgtgcgcatggttgccagattgcttaaaataagcaaacatcgggcagaaaatgtatccttgtaacagtggagctctgattcggagatttaaactcttgttatctggcaaccgctatcattacagctctcgtagtagaggggcgtagagcagtcagcagttacaggttgcttttttggacattcggcgcgttcttttgggaaagtatgcttgaatttgaaatattcgatattcccgatatattcaaattgtacatcgtcgtcaaaattattccgatattatcgctaatattcgatatatcgcccagccctagtttaaCTTAATTATCAAAACTTAACAAATTATGCTTTTGAAGAATTTGACAATGATGCCATTTCATTGGTTTCTGATccattactttttgtttgtttgtatagtgACATTAGTAAAgggaaagtgacattcagccaagtatggtgacccatacttagaattcgtgctctgcatttaacccatccaaagtgcacacacacagcagtgaacacgcacacaccgtgaacacacacccggagcagtgggcatccatttatgctgcggcgcctagggagcagttgggggttcggtgccttgctcatggacacctaagtcatggtaatgccggcccgagactcgaacccacaaccttaggggttAGGAGttatactctctaaccactaggccaggaCTTACCCAATGGAAGGCTTACCAACTGATTGAGAAGCTTTACCCCAAATTATCTAACAATAGGTCATATGTTCTAATATCATAGCATGCATAAACACTTAAGCTACTTTAAGAGATATACATGGTCTTATTATACGCAAACAGTTCAAATTTGTCTTAATAGTCTTCGACATTTTCTTAATATGGGCATCAAACTTAGTCTACTATAACCCCTTAATATTTAAAATCGCTCACTTCCGTGATTTCCTTTTGGTCAATTTTGGTTTTATTACATACAGTGCTTTGTTCTTTAATGAAAAACACATTGAAACTGTTTTGTTGTAAATGTAAAGTTAAACAGTTATCCTGCAGCCACTGGGAAACACAGACCAGTTGCCTGGTTAACATTTCTGCAGCCATGTGAGAAGTTTCTGCTGTTACATAAATAATTGTGTCTTCTGCATACATTTGACAACCAACCTTCTTGCAACTTTCAGGTAAATCATTTATATACAAACAGAAGAGCAAGGGTCCTAATATTGAACCTTGTGGTACACCCAGTTTGCATTTTTGTAGTGATGACTTCACACCAATAATTTTAACACATTGCTgtctacaattattattaatttcttttgcaAACATAGGATTGGAACATTTGCTCCTGAATGCATTTTTGAAGAACAAGTAACAGAAATGCAGGATGAGTAGAAGTGCTGCAGCTGCAATTTGAAAAGATAAACATCTACAGAAATGCATTGAAGTACCTTggattaaagattaaatgctACTGTTTTTGCGAATATTGCTATCAAGAGTCGTCCATTGTTCCTTGTGAAATTTTGTTTTGGGGACACCTCTTGATGGGCCAAAGTATTAAATTGCACTTCCACACCAGTAAATGATGCTATCATTCATTATTTTAACTCTTTTCATACAGAGAAAGTTGAACTATCAGTAAAATCAGAACTGCCAGCCACAGTCAAGGCTTGCACCTTTGAAGAGCAGATAAAAGGTGTggcattatttattttcaatattttcacaatattttcatgttttgcatccattacacttattttttttgATAGACTCTTTAGAACTTTAAAGTTTGAACTGATTTGTTTATGACTTTGTTTACAGCAATGCAAAATGAGACAAATTGTCTAAACAATGTCTTAATGTTACCTATGGTCAAACGAGAAGAACCTATGGAAGTTTCCTGCAATGCAGCACCTTCAGACATTTTTAAGGTACTGTCATTTTTAAGGTGCTGTCatcctttttttaaattcaagttACAGTTTTAATCTTGGGATCGTTTAGTTTAGAAAGTAAACCAAAGCAAAGTATTGATTTCATGAATGGAGCATGAGATTTAACACATTTTCTCATTTTTGCAATGCAGCCTGTAGAGGCCCTTAGTTCAACCCAGCAAATCTTGGAGATAAGTACTGTCCTTCCCTCTGCCACCAAGTCTTTTCCAAGCCCTGTGGCACTTCAATCCGTCGACTCACAACCGCCATCAGCTCAAATATTTACGACTCAAGAAAACTTATCCTCCATTCAGAAGCAGGACATTCCTTCACCTACATCGTTCCAAGTGTCCTTGTCAGAAGACACAACAGTTCTCCAGCCTGTTCCCCCTCAGGTCCCTCAGCAGTTCTTGCGTGAAACCCCAGAAACTTTGTCTCCAGAGGACAACAGTACAGATGGAAGTGGAATGGTATTGGTGGGAATAGACTCTCGGAATCCTCCATCCCAGCGCCCACAGGTTCAGGCGCTTTTGCCCCAGGATGGAGTTGCACAGCTAGAGAGAGCAGTAAGAGAGCTGCAAGCACAACAGCAGCTAAATTCTGTACTTTATAGCCCAACGCCGTCTGCGGAGAGCCTTCAGCAACACGTCCAGGAAAACATGAACAGTTTAAGGTTGGGTGGAAATGAGACAACTCTAATGAaccagcaacagcagcagcaagagCAGAATATATTGGAAAATCTTCAGCAACAGCAACATAAAGCACTTGTGGATCTACAACATCAACAGACAGTCCTTGAAAATTTGCAGCAGCATCAGAAGGTCTTGGAAAACCTCCAGCATCAGGCTCTTGGCAACATTCAGCAGCAGCAAACACACAAAGTTTTGGAGACTCTACAGCATCAACAGCAGCATCAGAATGTCCTGGAAAACATTCAGCAACAAAGTTCCATAGTGACTCTGCAGCATCAAAAAGTCCTCGATAACcttcagcagcagcaacagcatcAGAAAAACTTAGAAACTCTTCAGCATCAGGAAGTTTTAGAGAACCTAAAGCAACAATTGCAGTCAGAGCTCTTGCAGACACAGATTCCAATGCAGTGCACACCTAGCTTCGCTAGCGAACAGCAAAGTTCCACACAGACTAGTACTCTATCGCAGCCCTCTGAAAGCTTCCTCCAGAACCCAACCCAGCAGCAGTTGCAGCAGCAGACTGCTCTTTTCCAACAGACAGGAGGTCTTTTAACCATTCAGACATCAAGCTTTCTGCAGCAGCCATCCTCTCAACCCTCACCTCCACAACCACTTTTTCAGAGTCATAACCCCTTGACTGAAACACAAGACTCACAGACAGTACTCTTTGGAACCACAAAGTCACCACAAGTCCAAGCAACGTTATTTCCTGGTACCATGACAATGCTAACAAGCACCAATCTACCTACAGATCAGCACGCTCCTCCAACTAGCCTGTTTATTGCGCAGAGTGTGTTGCCCAGTCAGCTACCATCGGATAATAACCAGAACCAACAGCAGCAACAGATAACCTTCCTCACACCCATGCAGACATCTGGAACAGAAGCTCAGGCTGTCTCACTTTTTCAGGGACAAGCACAGTTGTCCACCCCAATGGAACAACAACAGTCTCCCCAACAACAACAGATGCCAACACCCCAACAGGCCCCTCTTTTTCCAAACATTGCCACAATATCCCCAAATCAAGCAAGGCAACAAACACAGACTGGCATATTGTTCTGTACCACAACCATTAATCCCCATGATCTGCCCCAGGCTTTGCTTTTCAGTGGTCGGAACCAAGCTTCTTTAGGAAGCGACCGTCTCCCAGAGAATATATTTCAGGAGCAACAACCCATGCAAGTTGTTCCCAGCTCTGAAAATGTTGCTGTGGGCAACCCTTCAAATCAACCCACTGCCTCAGCAGCCCAGCCAACTCCAAATCCATCAATTATTTTTCCACAACCCAGTGTTGTGAGTGTTGCCCAACAAGACTCGGCAGAGCCCATGTCTTTTCAAGACCAGAGCACCGTTGTTAGTGACTCGTCTGCCAGTATGTCTTCAACACGGACAGAACTTTTTCAGGACCAGCAACCTATGCAGGTTGTCCCCAGTGCAACCACCGTAAACCCTGTCTCTCCTACAGACCAACCTTCTGTCAACATCTTTTTGCCTCAGTCAGCAATTTCAGCCCTGCAAGGTGGTGTAAGTGCTCAGGAGTTACCTCCAACTGTCTCCGCAGCCACCATCTTTAGTGGACCAAGTGGTGTGGCAGTGGGTGGTCTCCAGAACACCACATCTACCGCCCCTCAGCAACCGCCCAGCCAACTCTTTCAGACAGCTATTGGGGGAACTCTTAGCCAACCTGGGCAGCCAGGACAAGCAGGTCTTTATCTCTTTGATATTCCTAGTGGTAAGTGCTATTAAGTCAAAACATGAAATCAGTATTGCAATCATTCTCAAGAGATTCTTTGGAGCAGTGCTTTGCAAACCCCTCTCCCTCATCAGACAAACCTAATTTAAGTTTTGGAATATCTGTTAAATGAGCTGGTCAGTTGTTTTCAGGTGTTAGATGAGGAAGAGACGATGTGAATTTGTGGGGAGAccccaggacaggtttgagaagcaCTGCTCTGGAGGGTGATCCAGGTCAAAACTGCTTTTCAGAAGTGGGTTCTTTTTCTTTATGAGATTACCAGTTGCAAGTGCTATCATATCAATTTTACATCAGAATTGCAATCGTAGCAAATAATGGTAaatttgcagaataaaaaaaagagtaacaTTGAGAATTGTTCAGATGCTCTGGAAAGTGATTCTGTCCTTGACCTAGTCCAGGCATGCCCAGACTTGATCCTGGAGGgtcactgtcctgcaaagtttagcttcagcttgcctcaacacacctgcctgtaagTTTTTAGTATGCCTAGTAAGAccatgattagcttgttcagtTTTGTTAAATTGGATTGGAGCTAAATTCTACAGGACAGTGGTCCTCTAGGAGCAGGATTGGTCATCCTTGATCTAGTCCCAGTCAAATAATCTCTTAAATTTGTTGTAGCATTGGAGTAGTCCTCCACTGTAGAATGCCCACATTTTATGATCCAGCAAATTCAAAGCAAAGGGTTAAAATCAAGTCTGTCCTACATTTATGACTCATGAAACAGTGTGCACATCCTCAgatgttgcattaaaattataaattaggtTGATTGCAGAAGGTGACTTTCTGAGACTCAAAAAGCCTATTCTCTCTTTTATTAGAATGTGGACCACTAATGAATTCTCCTGGTTCATCGTTATCAGATCAGCTCGTCACCATGGGCCATCCTGGTTCAGATCAGACCCAGTTTCAGACTAGTGCGCAGATTCATCCCTTACTGGACCAGTCCAACAACCTCGATGATAAGATAGACGAACTTCTGGAACGTTTTCAGGAGCAGGGAAAGACTCTTCCAAGGGATTTTTTGGACCATTAAAGATAAGTAGTCTGAAACCTCAATCCAGTAGACCACTGTCCACACTGCTTGTTGATGTTTCTTTACATCTTCCATCTTGTGTAGGTATTATCTAAACTTGGGGGTTGTCTCAATTTGGAAGTCTTCACTTGTATCTATGTTTCTGAAAGCTTTGTAATGTGTTGTTTTGGTGGGACATGTTACATATGGATCTCATCACAGCTCCTTTTCTTGGACATAAAAGGGTCCATCCTTTGAGGCCACTGTTTGGCATGTCAACATATCAATGCGACCCATTAAGCCATTAAGTATATTGGCACTTTGCTACTTTGTATTGTGTTCTTGACTTCCACTTGAATCTTGTCCATTTATTGCCAtcattaatcttttatttttattatttttttcagtataaacTAGCCTAGTACAACATAAATTCAAAACTTTTTTGTTGCGGTTGAGATACTAATACATTGTGAATGAATTTGATATATATTTAGCACTTTAGGGAGTTTCTGCCAGAGATACTCCCTTTTAGCTTTGTAACCCATATGCGTCTACCTGGCTGTCAGAGAGTTTCTTGTTTTAATAGTCATAACGCTTTTCTaaaattgtgtttgtgtttcattaCTCTTTAGTGTCTCCTTTCAGAATATAGCCTATTTTATGAgccatgtttaatgtttttttgtgtttgaatGTTTGACATGTCCATCTAATCTCTCCATTTCCACATAACATTTAAAATCAAGATGCTCTATGGAAATCACTCCTCCATTTCTcctgttttagttttgttttatttaattttatttaaatgataaagagGTCCAACTTGTAGACATGAATTCCTATCAGGGATGTGAAAATGTGCAACATTGCCATTGAGATATGTGAACCGATTATATTATCATCCACCAGAGCGTCtacaatgtgtgtgtttgtgtgctcagcAGAAAGTCATGGAGCACATTTGTACTATAAAAGATGCAGCTATGTTCTTGATTTTGAATTATATGTGGTTCATGGAGATTATTCAATTAAGCACAAGTTTGGGAAGAGGATTTGTTGTGATGGTGCAcgcaagggatagttcacctaaatatgaaaatcaatatttattcatctttatgcCGTTCCAAACTGGTATAACCTTCTTTCATCGGTGGTGCTCAAAAAAtacacaattgaagatattttgctTTATGAGGAATGCACGAAAGAGATTTTAGTTACCATGAAAATttttggtctgttcctcacacacaaCATCTGAAAACTTGGAATAccgtgaattattattattatttattttttttaatttgacagcTTTAGGTCATTGAATGGTTGTAAGGAAAAGAGCAGCGAGAACATTCTTCATAAttgttccttttgtgtttcacagaagaaagacaatTCTACAGATTCTGAATTTAATGACATGAGTGTTAGAAAAATAATACTAGGGTATTTATTGTTCGATGTGAACTATGACAACTATGAGGGTGGTTTTTGGGCAGCTTAAAATGGAAGTTAGGTCCATATTTCCTTGAGGGTTTAAGAAGGGATTGGTTAGTTTTCACCCCCCAAGTTACAATAAACCTCATCTATGATCAGATAGTCGATGTTGGGTTGTTAGAGGAGAAAATCTGATAAAATCCCAAGTTTTAAAACAAGCTATGATGAAGAGACTGCTTCAAACCACCACTGCATGACAAAATCATCTTACAAGTTTTAAAAATGATCTTTTGGAAAATATGAAAGCTCTTACCAGTCAGAAATCATTAGTCATGTATCCTAACTGGAAGATTTCTCTACAAGTAATCATCAGAGTGAAGAAGGGTGTGTGTACGCTGGTAAATTAACATGAACAGGGTGATATTAACAGAATGCTGCCACATTTTGTCATAACTGATACTAATTGGTTGTTTACATCAGTCttgatttttctttatatttgttattacattttgaagcattttttttctcatttctttCGAAAGTCATTGTCACTCTCACTGAGGCGTTCTTTTCATTGTAGGACATTGCTctgatattttattaaacatttatttgacattttactTGTTCACAGACACATGCCGTCTTTTACAAATCTTTTTTAAGACTTAACATCAATGTACAGTACTCTACTCTAAGCAGCAGCTTTTGCATTGACAATATTCTCATGCAAACATAATGTGAGGtagttctatttcaaataaacatctttgctttgagaagtcagttatttttacatCACACTTACCTTTTTCTTGcctttatattctttaaaaaaatatgctttaTGTAAAATTTGCATAACTACTGTTGTAAATAGTAGATCGGCTGTTTTAAGTGTGCTGTTCCTTTGTGAGGTAGCAGTTTGTTAAAAGTGTGCTCTCTTTGTAGTAAAAGATAATATCTCACCTGCAAGTGAGGCATACATACAGTATTTTTGTAAGACTGAATTTCGAAATGTACTATGtacattataaacattttaaaagtgaatTGTCCCTTCTGCAGTACTGTACTTCATATGTCAATATTCGGAGTGGTGGAATGATGGTTTTGTCCCCATCACTGTGTTACAAAATGGAGATTGTTATTTGTTTGGTAAGTGAAATTCAAATACTGTCAATTTCTAAACGATTAAAAAAAAGCCTGGTTTTGGGTATGGGTGAATCTCACACAGACTAATCGTTTGCCATATTCCACCCCAAAATCAATTCTCTGTAGTCCGTTGAATATAACAATAACTCTTgctcttgtaagatgaaaaaatattaatttaaatattaaagtacaATTGTACACAttggtattgttttttttttgtttaattacagttaagaaaattcaatttttaagatgaaaaatagttttcttttgattttggggtgaaatatgacctggatcTGTCTTTGTGAGACACACAGGCTAATGTTCTGGAACTTGGGTTCCATGCAAAGCCATAAAAAAAATCCAACTCTGGAATCAGAGTAGaagaatgtgtgtgagtgttaccTCATGTTGCAGGACATACAGATTCACACTACATCTAACCTAAGGaccaattcagaaaaaaaaaaaaaaaggcgttCATTTCTCAAAACGGGGCAGCAAAATCTATgacttttgattaaaaaaataatttgtccaTTCTTGTGTTTTTTGGTACTTATGCTCCAGCTTACGTCAAAATCATACTGTATGTAttatgaacaaaaatatatttctgcaCAAAtccatcaacattttttttttcatattgtgcTTTTTGATTGAAAGTACTTTGTGCCTTTGCAAGCCTTTCCTCTTACTTCTAAAGGACCTTTGTATATAATTAAACACTTAGATGTTGGGATTACTAGTACTTAATCCAGAAGTAAAagactacagtttttttttaatcgacATTGTTTTGTCTGGTCAAATTGTCATTTGTCTGTCGGTGTAGTCTCGAATACATCTTAACATTTATATCATGAAACTGCTATGCAGCCTCAACTCtcacttttgttttaaaatgttgtcATTCTCATCCACTGGTGGTTATAGCCTCCTGAGATTTGTAAGATCAAAGTGTAAGGTTAAAGAAGGTTATTGATCGCGGTGATAACTGAATTATGATCaccttttttctgtttgtttggccAGCAGGTGTTTGAAGAATTTTTGtcagtaaatattaaattaaaagagCGCTTAACCCAATCACCAGCAGTTATTTGTGCTTTTATTTGATGTGAAATGAGTATTTTAACTGCactgtttttacacatttttaaattttgtttgctttcatttgatG
It encodes:
- the LOC132133493 gene encoding nuclear factor of activated T-cells 5-like isoform X2, which translates into the protein MLSATSAPEQASRLHSGPAAEGMSERMGVESGSVVSVSAVDSVGATQSQATPSKRRTVLSISPPPEDLLDDSRMSCQDDVLPNQDSEQSSSMWMDDSVSNFSVGSSSSYNDNTEVPRKSRKRTPRQRPGPKPAAREEAGMDVFDADSAKAPHFVLSQLGSDTKVTPKVSSLEVSNNQKGGILSIQYPQKSEGKELKILIQPETQHRARYLTEGSRGSVKDRTQQGFPTIKLEGVSEPVVLQVFVANDAGRVKPHGFYQACRVTGRNTTACKEVDIEGTTVIEVNLEPTNSMSLAVDCVGILKLRNADVEARIGVAGSKKKSTRARLAFRVNIPRPDGSVLTLQALSSPILCTQPAGVPEILKKSLHSCSVAGGEEVFIIGKNFLKGTKVLFQENSTEESGWQAEAEIDMELFHQNHLVVKVPPYHDQTVTSPVSVGIAVVTNAGRTHDLQAFTYTPLTEKVELSVKSELPATVKACTFEEQIKAMQNETNCLNNVLMLPMVKREEPMEVSCNAAPSDIFKPVEALSSTQQILEISTVLPSATKSFPSPVALQSVDSQPPSAQIFTTQENLSSIQKQDIPSPTSFQVSLSEDTTVLQPVPPQVPQQFLRETPETLSPEDNSTDGSGMVLVGIDSRNPPSQRPQVQALLPQDGVAQLERAVRELQAQQQLNSVLYSPTPSAESLQQHVQENMNSLRLGGNETTLMNQQQQQQEQNILENLQQQQHKALVDLQHQQTVLENLQQHQKVLENLQHQALGNIQQQQTHKVLETLQHQQQHQNVLENIQQQSSIVTLQHQKVLDNLQQQQQHQKNLETLQHQEVLENLKQQLQSELLQTQIPMQCTPSFASEQQSSTQTSTLSQPSESFLQNPTQQQLQQQTALFQQTGGLLTIQTSSFLQQPSSQPSPPQPLFQSHNPLTETQDSQTVLFGTTKSPQVQATLFPGTMTMLTSTNLPTDQHAPPTSLFIAQSVLPSQLPSDNNQNQQQQQITFLTPMQTSGTEAQAVSLFQGQAQLSTPMEQQQSPQQQQMPTPQQAPLFPNIATISPNQARQQTQTGILFCTTTINPHDLPQALLFSGRNQASLGSDRLPENIFQEQQPMQVVPSSENVAVGNPSNQPTASAAQPTPNPSIIFPQPSVVSVAQQDSAEPMSFQDQSTVVSDSSASMSSTRTELFQDQQPMQVVPSATTVNPVSPTDQPSVNIFLPQSAISALQGGVSAQELPPTVSAATIFSGPSGVAVGGLQNTTSTAPQQPPSQLFQTAIGGTLSQPGQPGQAGLYLFDIPSECGPLMNSPGSSLSDQLVTMGHPGSDQTQFQTSAQIHPLLDQSNNLDDKIDELLERFQEQGKTLPRDFLDH
- the LOC132133493 gene encoding nuclear factor of activated T-cells 5-like isoform X1, whose protein sequence is MPSDFISLLSTDIDPSSPKSLYSKESVYDLLPKELQLPSIVQQDSPSMSQKSGGEAGPPPPAALASDAAATCAAASSPGGLSSTLPSCPSMLSATSAPEQASRLHSGPAAEGMSERMGVESGSVVSVSAVDSVGATQSQATPSKRRTVLSISPPPEDLLDDSRMSCQDDVLPNQDSEQSSSMWMDDSVSNFSVGSSSSYNDNTEVPRKSRKRTPRQRPGPKPAAREEAGMDVFDADSAKAPHFVLSQLGSDTKVTPKVSSLEVSNNQKGGILSIQYPQKSEGKELKILIQPETQHRARYLTEGSRGSVKDRTQQGFPTIKLEGVSEPVVLQVFVANDAGRVKPHGFYQACRVTGRNTTACKEVDIEGTTVIEVNLEPTNSMSLAVDCVGILKLRNADVEARIGVAGSKKKSTRARLAFRVNIPRPDGSVLTLQALSSPILCTQPAGVPEILKKSLHSCSVAGGEEVFIIGKNFLKGTKVLFQENSTEESGWQAEAEIDMELFHQNHLVVKVPPYHDQTVTSPVSVGIAVVTNAGRTHDLQAFTYTPLTEKVELSVKSELPATVKACTFEEQIKAMQNETNCLNNVLMLPMVKREEPMEVSCNAAPSDIFKPVEALSSTQQILEISTVLPSATKSFPSPVALQSVDSQPPSAQIFTTQENLSSIQKQDIPSPTSFQVSLSEDTTVLQPVPPQVPQQFLRETPETLSPEDNSTDGSGMVLVGIDSRNPPSQRPQVQALLPQDGVAQLERAVRELQAQQQLNSVLYSPTPSAESLQQHVQENMNSLRLGGNETTLMNQQQQQQEQNILENLQQQQHKALVDLQHQQTVLENLQQHQKVLENLQHQALGNIQQQQTHKVLETLQHQQQHQNVLENIQQQSSIVTLQHQKVLDNLQQQQQHQKNLETLQHQEVLENLKQQLQSELLQTQIPMQCTPSFASEQQSSTQTSTLSQPSESFLQNPTQQQLQQQTALFQQTGGLLTIQTSSFLQQPSSQPSPPQPLFQSHNPLTETQDSQTVLFGTTKSPQVQATLFPGTMTMLTSTNLPTDQHAPPTSLFIAQSVLPSQLPSDNNQNQQQQQITFLTPMQTSGTEAQAVSLFQGQAQLSTPMEQQQSPQQQQMPTPQQAPLFPNIATISPNQARQQTQTGILFCTTTINPHDLPQALLFSGRNQASLGSDRLPENIFQEQQPMQVVPSSENVAVGNPSNQPTASAAQPTPNPSIIFPQPSVVSVAQQDSAEPMSFQDQSTVVSDSSASMSSTRTELFQDQQPMQVVPSATTVNPVSPTDQPSVNIFLPQSAISALQGGVSAQELPPTVSAATIFSGPSGVAVGGLQNTTSTAPQQPPSQLFQTAIGGTLSQPGQPGQAGLYLFDIPSECGPLMNSPGSSLSDQLVTMGHPGSDQTQFQTSAQIHPLLDQSNNLDDKIDELLERFQEQGKTLPRDFLDH